Proteins from one Cryptomeria japonica chromosome 4, Sugi_1.0, whole genome shotgun sequence genomic window:
- the LOC131071069 gene encoding AT-hook motif nuclear-localized protein 23: MAGMDPGAPSAYATSQLPGSLHLHAPSDDENSGNSGPGRGQKRGRDEKNNSSSNNNNGNANGKGEQSLAVQDVGEGGRRPRGRPPGSKNKPKPPIIITRDSANALRAHVLEIANGCDVGESVATYARRRQRGVCILSGSGTVTNVTLRQPAAPGAIVTLHGRFEILSLSGAFMPPPAPPGATGLTIYLAGGQGQVVGGNVVGALVASGPVVLIAASFMNATYERLPLDEEEPMALQNPGGGGPGSQHQQLTDPSNMPIYNLPPNLLNVQLPSDAYAWAPARPPY, encoded by the coding sequence ATGGCGGGGATGGATCCAGGTGCCCCCTCAGCCTACGCTACTTCTCAGCTGCCCGGTTCCCTTCACCTCCACGCACCTTCAGACGACGAGAACAGCGGGAACAGCGGCCCGGGCAGGGGGCAGAAGAGGGGCCGCGATGAGAAAAACAATAGCAGCAGCAATAACAACAATGGAAATGCAAATGGAAAGGGCGAACAGAGTTTGGCCGTTCAGGATGTCGGGGAAGGAGGGAGGCGTCCTAGGGGACGCCCACCAGGGTCCAAAAATAAGCCTAAGCCACCCATCATTATAACCCGGGACAGTGCGAATGCACTGCGAGCTCATGTACTGGAGATTGCAAATGGGTGTGATGTGGGCGAAAGTGTTGCGACGTATGCACGGCGAAGGCAGCGCGGGGTTTGTATTCTGAGCGGCAGTGGAACTGTGACCAATGTTACGCTAAGGCAACCGGCTGCCCCGGGTGCAATTGTGACGCTCCATGGAAGGTTTGAGATTTTGTCCCTGTCGGGTGCTTTCATGCCTCCTCCTGCGCCCCCTGGGGCAACTGGATTGACAATTTATTTGGCTGGGGGGCAAGGACAGGTTGTGGGAGGGAATGTTGTGGGTGCGCTTGTGGCTTCTGGCCCAGTTGTGCTTATTGCGGCTTCTTTTATGAATGCTACTTATGAGAGGCTTCCTTTGGATGAGGAAGAGCCCATGGCTTTGCAGAATCCCGGTGGTGGAGGACCTGGTTCACAGCATCAGCAGTTAACGGATCCGTCCAATATGCCCATCTATAACCTACCGCCTAATTTGCTCAATGTTCAACTGCCTTCCGATGCCTATGCTTGGGCTCCTGCTAGGCCTCCTTATTGA